One Orrella dioscoreae genomic window carries:
- a CDS encoding PAS domain-containing hybrid sensor histidine kinase/response regulator: MSPGWVLLVSLSYAACLFAVAWLGDRHRLYAQRPWLRPAIYSLALAVYCSSWTFYGAVGSAVRHGIGYLPIYLGPFLLLLFGWRILERLALISQSQSTVSISDFIASRYGRSQYLAALVAVIALLAVIPYLALQYKAVAISVAVLGGPDIDAQRYGDPAFYVAALMALFAVLFGTRQIDATEHRPGLMLAVALESLVKLVALVVVGIFAIDWFSGNELNVVAATHALLDSNPPVGMVAQTLLAFTALLCLPRQFHVAVVECVNVADIRRARWLFGGYLVIISVMVLPIASAGVALFGSNGHIAPDSFVLALPLSLNNETIALIAYLGGFSAATGMVVVSSVALATMVSNDLVMPLLLRRGWAVKRDGSVAWLVLWIRRAAIVVLAALAYGYYRVSGSETALASFGLMSFAAVAQFAPALIGGLYWRGASRRGVEAGLLAGFATWCYTLLLPSFTSAGWLDGAWLAQGPLGVGWLRPQALFGLDGWDPLTHGTFWSLLLNVGTLLIVSARWRPGLDERLRAEPFLNPYARPANPVPGPWHGKLQLRDLLTLAARIVGERTARRAFEEHAAELQQPLDPQARADRLWVQFTERVLAAAVGAASARLVITHALRGSGMELAAVVAVLDEAGQELRFNRDVLLTTLDNIDQGVAVVDGGMRLVAWNHRYQQIFRYPDDMLYVGRPVADLIRYNAERGELGEGRRLDIEHEIGKRIGHMRAGTPHISERLLRSGQVIELRGRPLPGGGYVTSYTDVTAHKRAERELRDMNETLEQRVTERTHEAEQAQESRTRFLTAVSHDVLQPINAARLFASALRVSDSPAEQTRLAERVDTSLRAAEELLDGLLDVSRLDAGVLRPEPEVFDAAELLRQLAEQYGPMAAARGLDLRVHVRPALVRTDRRLLRRVVQNFLANALRYTRSGRIVLALRARGAGLHLQVWDTGPGIPAHHLRQIYDEFHRYEQPFDWDGRGLGLGLSICQRISRLLELNLDARSQVGRGSMFSVSVPRAQADAALSEQPAAPIVDLDSTLAGLRVLCVDNDPDILAGMRALLSRWQVQVHCAATVDDALASLGARPHVLLVDYHLHDRLDGLGTLDALRTRAPWVAGALLTADGSDALKQGARARGYRVLTKPVKPASLRAFLAAQSREGWPDEDAAEIHPAS, from the coding sequence ATGTCGCCAGGCTGGGTGCTGCTGGTCTCGCTGAGCTACGCGGCGTGCCTCTTCGCGGTCGCCTGGCTGGGCGACCGGCACCGTCTCTATGCGCAGCGCCCATGGCTGCGTCCCGCCATCTACAGCCTCGCGCTGGCCGTCTATTGCTCCTCGTGGACCTTCTACGGCGCGGTCGGCTCCGCCGTGCGACACGGCATCGGCTACCTCCCCATCTATCTCGGTCCCTTCCTGCTGCTGCTCTTCGGCTGGCGCATCCTGGAACGCCTGGCCCTCATCTCGCAATCGCAGAGCACGGTCTCCATCTCGGACTTCATCGCCTCGCGCTACGGCCGCTCGCAGTACCTGGCCGCGCTGGTCGCCGTCATCGCGCTGCTCGCCGTCATTCCCTACCTGGCCCTGCAATACAAGGCCGTGGCCATCAGCGTGGCCGTCCTGGGCGGCCCCGACATCGACGCGCAGCGCTACGGCGACCCGGCGTTCTACGTAGCCGCGCTGATGGCGCTCTTCGCGGTCCTCTTCGGCACCCGCCAGATCGACGCCACCGAACACCGGCCCGGCCTCATGCTGGCCGTGGCGCTGGAATCCCTGGTCAAGCTGGTGGCGCTCGTCGTGGTCGGCATCTTCGCCATCGACTGGTTCAGCGGCAACGAACTGAATGTCGTCGCCGCCACCCACGCGCTGCTCGACAGCAATCCGCCCGTGGGCATGGTGGCCCAGACGCTGCTGGCCTTCACCGCCCTGCTCTGCCTGCCGCGCCAGTTCCACGTCGCGGTGGTGGAGTGCGTGAACGTGGCCGACATCCGCCGCGCGCGCTGGCTGTTCGGCGGCTATCTCGTCATCATCAGCGTCATGGTGCTGCCCATCGCCAGCGCGGGCGTCGCCCTCTTCGGCAGCAACGGTCACATCGCCCCCGACAGCTTCGTGCTGGCGCTGCCGCTGTCGCTGAACAACGAAACGATCGCCCTCATCGCCTACCTGGGCGGCTTCTCGGCCGCCACCGGCATGGTCGTGGTGTCCAGCGTGGCGCTGGCCACCATGGTCAGCAACGATCTCGTCATGCCCCTGCTGCTGCGGCGCGGCTGGGCCGTCAAGCGCGACGGCAGCGTGGCCTGGCTGGTGCTGTGGATCCGCCGCGCGGCCATCGTCGTCTTGGCCGCGCTCGCCTATGGCTACTACCGCGTCAGCGGCAGCGAGACCGCGCTGGCTTCGTTCGGCCTCATGTCTTTCGCGGCGGTGGCGCAATTCGCGCCAGCGCTCATCGGCGGCCTGTATTGGCGCGGCGCCAGCCGGCGCGGCGTCGAGGCAGGCCTGCTGGCCGGCTTCGCCACCTGGTGCTACACGCTGCTGCTGCCCAGCTTCACCAGCGCCGGCTGGCTGGACGGCGCCTGGCTCGCCCAGGGGCCGCTGGGCGTGGGCTGGCTGCGCCCGCAGGCGCTTTTCGGCCTGGATGGCTGGGACCCGCTCACGCACGGCACGTTCTGGTCCTTGCTGCTGAACGTGGGCACCTTGCTCATCGTGTCGGCGCGCTGGCGGCCGGGCCTGGATGAGCGCCTGCGCGCCGAGCCTTTCCTGAATCCCTATGCCCGGCCGGCCAACCCGGTGCCCGGTCCCTGGCATGGCAAGCTGCAGTTGCGGGACCTTCTGACGCTGGCTGCCCGCATCGTGGGCGAACGCACCGCCCGCCGCGCCTTCGAGGAGCACGCCGCCGAGCTCCAGCAGCCCCTGGATCCGCAAGCACGCGCCGACCGCCTGTGGGTGCAGTTCACCGAACGCGTGCTGGCCGCCGCGGTGGGCGCGGCATCCGCGCGCCTGGTCATCACCCACGCGCTGCGCGGCTCGGGCATGGAGCTGGCCGCCGTCGTGGCCGTGCTGGACGAAGCCGGGCAGGAGCTGCGCTTCAACCGCGATGTGCTGCTGACCACCCTGGACAACATCGACCAGGGCGTGGCCGTGGTCGATGGCGGCATGCGGCTGGTGGCGTGGAACCATCGCTACCAGCAGATCTTCCGCTATCCCGACGATATGCTCTATGTGGGCCGTCCCGTCGCCGACCTCATCCGCTACAACGCCGAGCGCGGCGAGCTGGGCGAGGGCCGGCGCCTGGACATCGAACACGAGATCGGCAAGCGCATCGGCCACATGCGGGCCGGCACGCCGCACATCTCGGAGCGGCTATTGCGCAGCGGCCAGGTCATCGAGCTGCGCGGGCGCCCCTTGCCCGGTGGCGGCTACGTCACCAGCTACACCGACGTGACCGCGCACAAGCGCGCCGAACGCGAACTGCGCGACATGAACGAGACGCTGGAACAACGCGTCACCGAACGCACGCACGAGGCCGAACAGGCACAGGAGTCCCGCACCCGCTTCCTGACCGCCGTCAGCCATGACGTGCTGCAGCCCATCAACGCCGCCCGCCTCTTCGCCTCGGCGCTGCGGGTCAGCGACTCGCCCGCCGAACAGACCCGCCTGGCCGAACGCGTCGACACCTCCCTGCGCGCAGCCGAGGAACTGCTGGACGGCCTGCTCGATGTCTCGCGGCTGGATGCCGGCGTGCTGCGCCCCGAACCCGAGGTCTTCGATGCCGCGGAGCTGCTGCGCCAACTGGCCGAGCAATACGGCCCGATGGCGGCCGCGCGCGGGCTGGACCTGCGCGTGCATGTGCGCCCGGCCCTGGTGCGCACCGACAGGCGCCTGCTGCGCCGCGTCGTGCAGAATTTCCTGGCCAATGCACTGCGCTACACCCGCTCGGGCCGCATCGTGCTGGCCTTGCGCGCGCGCGGCGCGGGCCTGCACCTGCAGGTGTGGGACACCGGCCCCGGCATTCCCGCGCATCACCTGCGCCAGATCTACGACGAGTTCCACCGCTATGAGCAGCCCTTCGATTGGGATGGCCGTGGCCTCGGGCTGGGCCTGTCGATCTGCCAGCGCATCTCGCGGCTGCTGGAACTGAACCTGGACGCACGCTCGCAGGTCGGGCGGGGCAGCATGTTCTCGGTGTCCGTGCCGCGCGCGCAAGCGGACGCCGCCCTGTCTGAACAGCCCGCCGCCCCCATCGTCGACCTGGACAGCACGCTGGCCGGCCTGCGCGTGCTGTGCGTGGACAACGACCCCGACATCCTGGCCGGCATGCGCGCGCTGCTGAGCCGCTGGCAGGTGCAGGTGCATTGCGCGGCCACGGTGGACGATGCCCTGGCCAGCCTGGGCGCGCGCCCGCATGTGCTGCTGGTGGACTACCACCTGCACGACCGGCTGGATGGCCTGGGCACGCTGGATGCGCTGCGCACGCGCGCGCCCTGGGTGGCGGGCGCATTGCTCACCGCCGACGGCAGCGACGCCCTGAAGCAAGGCGCCCGTGCACGGGGGTATCGCGTGCTGACCAAGCCGGTGAAACCGGCCTCGTTGCGCGCCTTCCTGGCCGCGCAATCCCGCGAGGGCTGGCCGGACGAGGATGCCGCAGAGATCCACCCCGCAAGCTAA
- a CDS encoding LLM class flavin-dependent oxidoreductase gives MTQPARPIHLGLFLLAAGHHTAGWRLPGAESGTENIDLIVRMAQRAEAACFDLVFFGDRLLTTPDASPSMITRPDPVNVIAALSLVTRHIGLAATASTTYHEPYNLARMFATVDKLSRGRAAWNIVTTFADGSVNFSRDRHPDHAERYAIADEFVHVVKALWHSWEPDAYVLDKTNGIYVDTARMHRIDHRGTHFQVQGPLNVTPSEQGHPVLIQAGSSGAGQALAAKYAEVVFTAQQTLADGLAFYDSLRGALRKAGRPIDACRVMPGLMPIIGRTEREARDKLAALEAHTDPAHAIAVLSEQLAFDVSALPPDGPLPDIPKEHQAMSRRDVLLDTARKRGLSVRELAQLVAAARGHQVVVGTPEQVVRHMIDWVDAGAADGFNIMPASFPGGLDDFVEEVVPRLQARQRARSHYTGTTLRSHLGLPLPAPAGAD, from the coding sequence ATGACACAGCCCGCCCGCCCCATCCATCTGGGGCTCTTCCTGTTGGCCGCTGGCCACCACACCGCTGGCTGGCGGCTGCCGGGTGCCGAGTCCGGCACCGAGAACATCGACCTCATCGTGCGCATGGCGCAGCGTGCCGAGGCCGCCTGCTTCGACCTCGTGTTTTTCGGCGATCGCCTGCTTACCACGCCGGACGCCTCGCCCTCGATGATCACCCGACCCGATCCGGTGAACGTGATCGCCGCCCTGTCATTGGTCACGCGGCACATCGGATTGGCGGCCACGGCCTCCACCACGTATCACGAGCCGTACAACCTGGCACGCATGTTCGCCACCGTGGACAAGCTTTCGCGCGGACGCGCCGCCTGGAATATCGTCACCACCTTCGCCGACGGCTCGGTGAACTTCAGCCGCGACCGTCACCCCGACCACGCCGAACGCTATGCCATCGCCGATGAGTTCGTGCACGTGGTCAAGGCACTGTGGCACTCCTGGGAGCCCGATGCCTACGTGCTGGACAAGACGAACGGCATCTACGTGGACACGGCCAGGATGCATCGTATCGATCACCGCGGCACGCATTTTCAGGTACAGGGTCCGTTGAACGTCACCCCCAGCGAACAAGGCCACCCCGTACTCATCCAGGCAGGCTCGTCCGGCGCCGGCCAGGCCCTGGCAGCCAAATATGCCGAGGTCGTCTTCACCGCGCAGCAGACCCTGGCTGACGGCCTGGCTTTCTATGACAGCCTGCGCGGCGCGCTGCGCAAGGCAGGCCGGCCCATCGATGCATGCCGGGTCATGCCGGGCCTGATGCCCATCATCGGCAGGACGGAACGGGAGGCGCGCGACAAGCTGGCGGCACTGGAGGCCCACACCGACCCGGCGCACGCGATCGCAGTCCTGTCCGAGCAACTGGCGTTCGATGTCAGCGCCTTGCCGCCTGACGGTCCCTTGCCCGACATCCCAAAGGAGCATCAGGCGATGAGCCGGCGCGACGTACTGCTCGATACGGCCCGCAAGCGCGGCTTGAGTGTCCGGGAGCTGGCGCAGCTCGTCGCGGCCGCGCGTGGCCACCAAGTCGTGGTGGGGACGCCGGAGCAAGTGGTCCGGCACATGATCGACTGGGTGGACGCGGGCGCGGCCGACGGATTCAACATCATGCCAGCTTCATTCCCGGGCGGGCTGGACGACTTCGTGGAGGAAGTCGTACCGCGCCTGCAGGCACGGCAGCGCGCCCGCAGCCATTACACCGGCACGACCTTGCGCAGCCACCTCGGCCTGCCGCTGCCCGCCCCAGCCGGCGCCGATTAG
- a CDS encoding TRAP transporter small permease encodes MHAPSSPTSANPLVRGLVALSEKLLVLERRLILALMTLLLALILLNITTRYAGTPIYWVDEASVYSIVWLTFIGASAMTRLRLDFAVTLLTDKLSAAWAQRMKTLSATIVVGFGVALAAMCFSWMDPIGLARVGFDAAELGATTFNFLYTERTQTLNWPTWIFYLILPIFSVFLTIHGIANLLENAGLIAPVTRKDFSSNDSAEGIA; translated from the coding sequence ATGCATGCTCCCTCCTCCCCCACCTCGGCGAATCCGCTGGTGCGTGGCCTCGTGGCGCTGTCGGAAAAACTGCTGGTGCTGGAGCGCCGGCTGATCCTGGCGCTGATGACGCTGCTGCTGGCGCTCATCCTCCTGAACATCACCACCCGCTACGCCGGCACGCCCATCTATTGGGTGGACGAAGCGTCGGTCTACAGCATCGTGTGGCTGACCTTCATCGGCGCATCGGCCATGACCCGCCTGCGCCTGGACTTCGCGGTGACCCTGCTGACCGACAAGCTGTCGGCCGCCTGGGCCCAGCGCATGAAGACCCTGTCGGCCACCATCGTGGTCGGCTTCGGCGTGGCGCTGGCGGCCATGTGCTTCTCGTGGATGGATCCGATCGGCCTGGCCCGGGTCGGCTTCGACGCCGCCGAACTCGGCGCCACCACCTTCAACTTCCTCTATACCGAGCGCACGCAGACGCTGAACTGGCCGACCTGGATCTTCTACCTGATCCTGCCGATCTTCTCCGTGTTCCTCACCATCCACGGCATCGCCAACCTGCTCGAGAACGCCGGCCTCATCGCCCCCGTCACGCGCAAGGACTTCAGCAGCAACGACTCGGCAGAAGGAATCGCCTGA
- a CDS encoding dihydrodipicolinate synthase family protein, producing MMKKADFQGVFPAITTKMTANQEVDLQGVKDDVNFQIDAGADGIIVCGSLGEASSLSFDEKRAIGRAAIEAAAGRKPIIATIAEDATRVGAQLAAASQEDGIGGLMVLPAMRYLSDTRETHTHFRAVAAASDLPIIVYNNPVAYTIDLQSADFAALADEPKFVAIKESSANTRRINDILRTVGERYQILTGVDDLALESLVLGCEGWIAGLVVAFPKETIAIYKLVRAGRINEALEIYRWFLPLLSLDIGAKFVQKIKLAEHIVRGTSPVVRAPRLALAGEEEKAVRAIVETGLKNRPDLSKYGV from the coding sequence ATGATGAAGAAAGCCGATTTCCAGGGCGTCTTCCCCGCCATCACCACCAAGATGACCGCCAACCAGGAAGTCGACCTGCAGGGCGTGAAGGACGACGTCAATTTCCAGATCGACGCGGGCGCCGACGGCATCATCGTCTGCGGTTCGCTGGGTGAAGCCAGCAGCCTCAGCTTCGACGAGAAGCGCGCCATTGGCCGCGCCGCCATCGAGGCCGCCGCCGGCCGCAAGCCCATCATCGCCACCATCGCCGAAGACGCCACCCGCGTGGGCGCCCAGTTGGCCGCTGCCTCGCAGGAAGACGGCATCGGCGGCCTGATGGTCCTGCCGGCCATGCGCTACCTGTCCGACACCCGCGAAACGCACACGCACTTCCGCGCCGTGGCCGCCGCCTCGGACCTGCCGATCATCGTCTACAACAACCCCGTCGCCTACACGATCGACCTGCAGTCGGCCGACTTCGCCGCGCTGGCCGACGAGCCCAAGTTCGTCGCCATCAAGGAATCCTCGGCCAACACGCGCCGCATCAACGACATCCTGCGCACCGTGGGCGAGCGCTACCAGATCCTGACCGGCGTGGACGATCTGGCGCTGGAAAGCCTGGTGCTGGGCTGCGAAGGCTGGATCGCCGGCCTGGTCGTGGCTTTCCCCAAGGAAACCATCGCCATCTACAAGCTGGTGCGCGCCGGCCGCATCAACGAGGCCCTGGAAATCTACCGCTGGTTCCTGCCCCTGCTGTCGCTGGACATCGGCGCCAAGTTCGTCCAGAAGATCAAGCTGGCCGAACACATCGTGCGCGGCACCTCGCCCGTGGTCCGCGCCCCGCGCCTGGCCCTGGCCGGCGAGGAAGAGAAGGCCGTGCGCGCCATCGTCGAGACCGGCTTGAAGAACCGTCCCGACCTGTCGAAGTACGGCGTGTGA
- a CDS encoding DUF3008 family protein: MPAKSKAQQMAAGAALSAKRGEKKVSSLQGASKSMYESMSERELEDFAGTSRKGKPEHKS; this comes from the coding sequence ATGCCAGCAAAATCCAAGGCACAGCAGATGGCCGCCGGCGCCGCTTTGTCGGCCAAACGCGGCGAGAAGAAGGTATCTTCGTTGCAAGGCGCATCGAAGAGCATGTACGAGTCGATGAGCGAACGCGAACTCGAGGACTTCGCGGGAACCTCCCGCAAGGGCAAGCCCGAGCACAAGTCCTAG
- a CDS encoding GreA/GreB family elongation factor, which yields MNAPASLQDRIFSELDHARISRLARQHVAPDGTPPVILDIFDEGELLAPRDMPADVVTMYTQVVADDAQGNKVEVALCYPPDADPTQGRYSVMSPIGAGLLGRRVGETAAWTNPDGTQASLRIRSLRFQPEASGNYTM from the coding sequence ATGAACGCCCCCGCAAGCTTGCAAGACCGCATCTTTTCCGAACTCGACCACGCCCGCATTTCGCGCCTGGCGCGCCAGCACGTGGCGCCCGACGGCACCCCGCCCGTCATCCTCGACATCTTCGACGAAGGCGAACTGCTCGCGCCGCGCGACATGCCGGCAGACGTCGTGACGATGTATACGCAGGTCGTGGCCGACGACGCCCAGGGCAACAAGGTGGAAGTGGCCTTGTGCTATCCGCCCGACGCGGATCCCACCCAGGGCCGCTATTCGGTCATGTCCCCCATCGGCGCGGGCCTGCTCGGCCGCCGCGTGGGCGAAACCGCGGCCTGGACCAATCCGGATGGCACCCAGGCCAGCCTGCGCATCCGTTCGCTGCGCTTCCAGCCCGAGGCCAGCGGCAACTACACGATGTAG
- a CDS encoding TRAP transporter large permease, with the protein MITAAGFLLLMFVGVPIGLCLCLAGVIYILAIDSPVLFQTFPVQMFTAVDSYGLIAIPLFILIGEVMNGGGITHRIVAMAMAFVGAMRGGLAYVNILANMFVASILGSATAQVAVMSQIMTPQMHRKGYDLPFAAGLTAYAGMLGSITPPSIMLIVYSVLAQVAVSDMMLAGLLPGLALVVLFCILTALLGFVHQYPMGDKLPWRERVRIILGSIPTLIIPIVIVGSIITGVANPTEAAAVGAVIAILIGRFWTRELKFSMLPQMLTRAGIFSGIILFLVAAAGVFSWVLIFGKVPHLVATWLQQVATGPISFMLLTNLLLLLIGTVIDGIPGLIMTVPILLPIATDIYGIDPRHFGVVVTVNLVLGLLSPPVGLCLFIASAVTGANVGKIFMRTLPYFFVTCILLVLLSIFPSLSLGLF; encoded by the coding sequence ATGATTACCGCGGCAGGTTTCCTCCTCCTGATGTTCGTGGGCGTGCCCATCGGCCTGTGCCTGTGCCTGGCCGGCGTCATCTACATCCTCGCCATCGACAGCCCCGTCCTGTTCCAGACCTTCCCGGTGCAGATGTTCACCGCGGTCGACAGCTACGGCCTGATCGCCATTCCGCTCTTCATCCTGATCGGCGAAGTCATGAACGGCGGCGGCATCACGCACCGCATCGTGGCCATGGCCATGGCCTTCGTGGGCGCCATGCGCGGCGGCCTGGCCTACGTGAACATCCTCGCCAACATGTTCGTGGCCTCGATCCTGGGCTCGGCCACCGCGCAGGTCGCGGTGATGTCGCAGATCATGACGCCGCAGATGCACCGCAAGGGCTACGACCTGCCCTTCGCGGCCGGTCTCACGGCCTATGCGGGCATGCTGGGCTCCATCACGCCGCCTTCCATCATGCTGATCGTCTACAGCGTGCTGGCCCAGGTCGCCGTCAGCGACATGATGCTGGCCGGCCTGCTGCCCGGCCTCGCGCTGGTGGTGCTGTTCTGCATCCTGACCGCGCTGCTGGGTTTCGTGCACCAGTACCCCATGGGCGACAAGCTGCCCTGGCGTGAACGCGTGCGCATCATCCTGGGCAGCATCCCCACGCTGATCATCCCCATCGTCATCGTCGGCTCCATCATCACCGGCGTGGCCAACCCCACCGAGGCCGCGGCCGTGGGCGCCGTCATCGCCATCCTGATCGGACGCTTCTGGACCCGCGAGCTCAAGTTCTCGATGCTGCCGCAGATGCTGACGCGCGCGGGCATCTTCTCCGGGATCATCCTGTTCCTGGTGGCCGCGGCCGGCGTGTTCTCGTGGGTGCTGATCTTCGGCAAGGTGCCTCACCTGGTGGCCACCTGGCTGCAGCAAGTCGCCACGGGCCCCATCAGCTTCATGCTGCTGACCAACCTGTTGCTGCTGCTCATCGGCACCGTGATCGACGGCATTCCCGGCCTGATCATGACCGTGCCCATCCTGCTGCCCATCGCCACCGACATCTACGGCATCGATCCCCGCCACTTCGGCGTGGTGGTCACGGTCAACCTGGTGCTGGGCCTGCTCTCGCCGCCCGTCGGCCTGTGCCTGTTCATCGCGTCGGCGGTCACGGGGGCCAACGTGGGCAAGATATTCATGCGCACGCTGCCCTATTTCTTCGTCACCTGCATCCTGCTGGTCCTGCTTTCCATCTTCCCCTCCCTTTCCCTGGGCTTGTTCTGA
- a CDS encoding TRAP transporter substrate-binding protein → MSTITRRKFLATAAAGAGVASLPISAPVFAQAKPRELRLGIITPPGHSWNNHAVLFGERLEKATDGRLKLTVFHSGQLGNESVMMQQMQSGALDMGWIQAAELGSRVSNIAAINAPYLVRSTEKVAKLVRTPEALKLFEALPRETGTIGLGWGITGMRAVFCNRDINSLDGLKGLKLRINPTPAFRDFYQLLGVSPTPIPTPQVFDAMSNGQVDGLEADIEFSWNQRFDRVSKVILAMNAVFMPFGALVSGRYWQTVTKEDRELISGLVKEALDQQINSLASTEPGLIEKFRAERPFHDVGGNEIQKLIADYDKIWSPKAPSLAELRKVGATL, encoded by the coding sequence ATGTCCACGATTACCCGCCGGAAGTTCCTCGCCACCGCGGCCGCCGGAGCCGGCGTCGCCTCCCTGCCGATCAGCGCGCCCGTCTTCGCGCAGGCCAAGCCGCGCGAACTGCGCCTTGGCATCATCACGCCGCCCGGCCATTCCTGGAACAACCACGCCGTGCTGTTCGGCGAGCGCCTGGAAAAGGCCACCGACGGCCGCCTGAAGCTGACCGTCTTCCACTCCGGCCAGTTGGGCAACGAGTCGGTGATGATGCAGCAGATGCAGTCCGGCGCGCTGGACATGGGCTGGATCCAGGCCGCCGAGCTGGGCTCGCGCGTCTCGAACATCGCCGCCATCAACGCCCCCTACCTGGTGCGCTCCACCGAGAAGGTCGCCAAGCTGGTGCGCACGCCCGAAGCGCTGAAGCTGTTCGAAGCGCTGCCGCGCGAAACCGGCACCATCGGCCTGGGCTGGGGCATCACCGGCATGCGCGCCGTGTTCTGCAACCGCGACATCAACAGCCTGGACGGCCTGAAAGGCCTGAAGCTGCGCATCAACCCCACGCCGGCCTTCCGCGACTTCTACCAGCTGCTGGGCGTGTCGCCCACGCCGATCCCCACCCCGCAGGTGTTCGACGCCATGTCCAACGGCCAGGTCGACGGCCTGGAAGCGGACATCGAGTTCTCGTGGAACCAGCGGTTCGACCGCGTCTCGAAGGTCATCCTGGCCATGAACGCCGTGTTCATGCCCTTCGGCGCACTGGTGTCCGGCCGCTATTGGCAGACCGTGACAAAGGAAGACCGCGAACTCATCAGCGGCCTGGTCAAGGAAGCGCTGGACCAGCAGATCAACAGCCTGGCCAGCACCGAGCCGGGCCTGATCGAGAAGTTCCGCGCCGAACGACCCTTCCACGACGTGGGCGGCAACGAAATCCAGAAACTGATCGCCGACTACGACAAGATCTGGTCGCCCAAGGCCCCGTCGCTGGCCGAGTTGCGCAAGGTTGGCGCAACGCTCTAG
- a CDS encoding Bug family tripartite tricarboxylate transporter substrate binding protein — MHNRLPALLLAALTSLGVGAAPAQAAYPDAPVSYVVPYPPGGTNDNVARILGKRLAEKTGQPFIIEYKAGAGGTIGAAHVAHAKPDGHTLLNTSIGNLAIAPQLLKASFDPFEDIAPVHYVGNALATVAVNPALPFRTLPELIAYARANPGKLTYGSSGTGTPGHLAGEFLKREAGIDIRHIPYKGSAPAVADAVAGHVDMAFDPLSTPQVQSGKLRALAFFGGDRAPNLPGVPHIRQAGLPNWEDALGGSFFVSVSSKAPADVQARLSALLADILREPETIAALESVQVSARPLPADDTRRIIRNVHDLAAQILDGKTKD, encoded by the coding sequence ATGCACAACCGACTCCCCGCCCTGCTGCTCGCCGCCCTGACCTCCCTGGGGGTGGGTGCGGCGCCCGCCCAGGCCGCCTATCCCGATGCGCCCGTGTCCTACGTGGTGCCCTACCCGCCCGGAGGCACCAATGACAATGTCGCGCGTATCCTGGGCAAGCGCCTGGCGGAAAAGACGGGGCAGCCCTTCATCATCGAATACAAGGCCGGCGCTGGCGGCACCATCGGCGCCGCCCATGTGGCGCACGCCAAGCCCGATGGCCATACCCTCCTGAATACCTCCATCGGCAATCTCGCCATCGCACCGCAACTGCTCAAGGCCTCCTTCGACCCCTTCGAGGACATCGCCCCCGTGCACTACGTCGGCAACGCGCTGGCGACGGTCGCCGTCAACCCCGCATTGCCTTTCAGAACCTTGCCCGAACTCATCGCCTACGCGCGCGCCAACCCGGGCAAGCTCACCTATGGCAGCTCGGGCACCGGCACGCCGGGCCACCTGGCGGGAGAGTTCCTCAAGCGGGAAGCCGGCATCGACATCCGCCATATTCCCTACAAGGGCAGCGCGCCCGCCGTGGCTGATGCGGTGGCGGGACACGTCGACATGGCCTTCGACCCGCTCAGCACGCCACAGGTACAAAGCGGCAAGCTGCGAGCCCTCGCCTTTTTCGGCGGCGATCGGGCCCCCAACCTGCCCGGCGTCCCGCACATCCGGCAGGCAGGCCTGCCCAATTGGGAGGACGCGCTGGGCGGCTCGTTCTTCGTGTCCGTGTCCAGCAAGGCGCCGGCCGACGTGCAGGCGCGGCTCTCGGCGCTGCTGGCCGATATCCTGCGCGAGCCCGAGACCATCGCCGCGCTGGAAAGCGTGCAGGTGTCGGCCCGGCCCCTGCCTGCCGACGACACCCGCCGCATCATCCGCAACGTGCACGACCTTGCCGCCCAGATCCTGGACGGCAAGACGAAGGACTGA
- a CDS encoding DUF421 domain-containing protein, translating into MSIDWSALFGLQAGPAEMFIRGTAIYWFIFVLLRLAGRRDIGSLGVADLLVLLLVADAAGSAMAGQSTSITDGMLVVAALIFWSVAIDRIGFFFPATRRYLEPGRVRLIHRGVLQRRGMRREFITEAELMAELRLAGLERVEQVKEAYVESDGKISIIRSPGHEAPRRHGKEDKGV; encoded by the coding sequence ATGAGTATCGACTGGAGTGCGTTGTTCGGACTGCAGGCCGGCCCCGCCGAGATGTTCATCCGGGGCACGGCGATCTACTGGTTCATCTTCGTGCTGCTGCGCCTGGCGGGCCGACGAGACATCGGCTCGCTGGGCGTGGCCGACCTGCTGGTCCTGCTGCTGGTGGCGGATGCCGCCGGCAGCGCCATGGCCGGCCAATCCACGTCCATCACGGACGGCATGCTCGTCGTGGCGGCACTCATCTTCTGGAGCGTCGCCATCGATCGCATCGGATTCTTTTTCCCCGCCACCCGTCGTTATCTTGAACCCGGCCGGGTCCGGCTGATCCATCGGGGCGTGCTGCAGCGCCGCGGCATGCGCCGGGAGTTCATCACCGAAGCCGAGCTGATGGCAGAGTTGCGCCTGGCCGGCCTGGAGCGGGTGGAGCAGGTCAAGGAGGCCTACGTCGAGTCGGACGGCAAGATCAGCATTATCCGATCCCCCGGACACGAGGCCCCTCGCCGCCATGGCAAGGAGGACAAGGGCGTCTGA